From one Streptomyces sp. NBC_01478 genomic stretch:
- a CDS encoding LysR family transcriptional regulator, translating into MDPHLLRTYVTVARLASFSEAARELGYTQSAVSQHIAALEQDLGAPLLTRRPVTPTAAGERLLEHAAPLLLRLDAARADVVRMAAAPERGLTLATAPTALGPRVLAALPRAGVALRVLARDEIPAAVATGTADLGLVDGIAAPNDPLRLPDVAPLTTHGVAEEPVCVLLPDTHPLAGRPALRLGDLAAARWLDAPDAGVPLARLRAANGGGAFRPALRYDGTDVRVLTALAAAGHGLTLLPRSAATGVPGAVAVPLTEPRVVHRTELVYGGAPRGAAARLVGKLVERERHRE; encoded by the coding sequence ATGGATCCGCATCTCCTGCGCACGTACGTCACCGTGGCCCGGCTCGCCTCCTTCTCGGAGGCCGCGCGCGAGCTCGGCTACACCCAGTCCGCGGTGTCCCAGCACATCGCCGCCCTGGAACAGGACCTCGGCGCCCCGCTGCTCACCCGCCGCCCGGTCACGCCCACGGCCGCCGGCGAACGGCTCCTCGAACATGCAGCCCCGTTGCTGCTGCGCCTGGACGCGGCCCGCGCGGACGTCGTACGGATGGCCGCCGCGCCCGAACGCGGGCTGACCCTAGCCACCGCGCCGACCGCGCTCGGACCACGTGTCCTGGCCGCCCTCCCGCGCGCGGGAGTGGCCCTCCGGGTGCTCGCCCGCGACGAGATCCCGGCCGCCGTGGCCACCGGCACCGCCGACCTGGGCCTGGTCGACGGGATCGCGGCCCCCAACGACCCGCTACGGCTGCCCGACGTGGCCCCGCTGACCACGCACGGCGTCGCCGAGGAACCCGTGTGCGTCCTGCTCCCCGACACACATCCCCTGGCCGGCCGCCCCGCCCTGCGCCTCGGTGACCTCGCCGCCGCCCGCTGGCTCGACGCCCCCGACGCGGGCGTGCCCCTCGCGCGGCTCCGCGCGGCGAACGGCGGCGGCGCCTTCCGCCCCGCCCTCCGCTACGACGGCACCGACGTCCGCGTCCTCACGGCGCTCGCCGCCGCAGGCCACGGCCTGACCCTGCTGCCCCGCTCGGCGGCCACCGGGGTACCGGGCGCGGTCGCCGTCCCGCTCACCGAACCACGGGTCGTGCACCGTACGGAGCTTGTGTACGGGGGTGCGCCGCGCGGGGCGGCGGCTCGGTTGGTGGGGAAGCTGGTGGAACGGGAACGGCACCGGGAGTGA
- a CDS encoding PDZ domain-containing protein: protein MEQTALRPKPMPGQEPGGGTKPGAARRPHAARRRGRRLVTLLFGVFVGTVLVLTGVGLGTVGATVIGMSRLAEMQRQAARQPTPAADPSGRPAASANPSPSPSPRSAAATLGVEAVDADKAGALIVGVHLPGPGYTAGLIRGDVLLTFGGTRVDSAADLARAVARAHPGDEVTITVRHHSGGFQQFTVVPGFVV from the coding sequence ATGGAACAGACTGCGTTGCGTCCCAAGCCGATGCCCGGTCAGGAACCCGGCGGCGGCACCAAGCCCGGCGCCGCCCGGCGCCCGCATGCCGCGCGGCGTCGCGGCCGACGGCTCGTCACCCTGCTGTTCGGCGTGTTCGTCGGGACCGTCCTGGTCCTGACGGGGGTCGGACTCGGCACGGTCGGCGCCACGGTGATCGGCATGAGCAGACTCGCCGAGATGCAGCGTCAGGCGGCCCGGCAGCCGACGCCGGCGGCCGACCCGTCCGGCCGGCCTGCCGCCTCCGCGAACCCGTCGCCGTCGCCGTCACCCAGGTCCGCCGCCGCGACGCTCGGTGTGGAGGCGGTGGACGCCGACAAGGCCGGCGCCCTGATCGTCGGCGTCCACCTGCCCGGCCCCGGCTACACGGCCGGCCTGATCCGCGGCGACGTCCTGCTCACGTTCGGCGGCACCCGTGTCGACTCGGCGGCCGACCTCGCGCGCGCGGTCGCGCGTGCCCACCCCGGGGACGAGGTCACCATCACGGTGCGCCACCACAGCGGCGGCTTCCAGCAGTTCACGGTGGTGCCCGGGTTCGTCGTCTGA
- a CDS encoding aminopeptidase P family protein, which translates to MTGSTPAPFNAADYRARMDRAARAAADAGLAGLLVAPGPDLVWLTGYAPTAITERLTVLVLAPGRAPVLVVPTLEAPDAAKAPGADSLTLRDWTDGKDPYAATAALLDATGRFGISDNAWSMHLLGLQKTLPDTTYASLTDALPMLRAVKDTAELDLMAAAGAAADATYEEIRKVPFAGRRESDVGADLADLLRQFGHSQVDFTIVASGPNGANPHHEVGDRVIQQGDMVVLDFGGLKDGYGSDTSRTVHVGDPSDEEQRVHDLVREAQEAGVRAVRPGVACQEVDRAARAVIDDAGYGPYFIHRTGHGIGVTTHEPPYMIEGEEQPLVPGMCFSVEPGIYLPGRFGVRIEDIVTVTRDGGRRLNTTAREMALVD; encoded by the coding sequence ATGACCGGTAGCACGCCCGCGCCCTTCAACGCCGCCGACTACCGGGCCCGCATGGACCGCGCCGCCCGGGCCGCCGCCGACGCCGGTCTCGCGGGGCTCCTGGTGGCTCCGGGCCCGGACCTGGTGTGGCTCACCGGCTACGCGCCCACCGCGATCACCGAACGGCTCACCGTCCTCGTCCTGGCCCCCGGCCGCGCCCCGGTCCTCGTCGTCCCCACCCTGGAGGCCCCCGACGCGGCCAAGGCGCCCGGCGCCGACTCCCTCACCCTGCGCGACTGGACCGACGGCAAGGACCCCTACGCCGCCACCGCCGCCCTCCTCGACGCCACCGGCCGCTTCGGCATCAGCGACAACGCCTGGTCCATGCACCTGCTCGGACTCCAGAAGACACTGCCCGACACCACCTACGCCTCCCTCACCGACGCCCTGCCGATGCTGCGCGCGGTGAAGGACACGGCGGAACTGGACCTCATGGCGGCCGCCGGAGCGGCCGCCGACGCAACGTACGAAGAGATCCGGAAGGTTCCCTTCGCCGGCCGCCGCGAGTCCGACGTCGGCGCCGATCTCGCCGATCTGCTACGGCAGTTCGGGCACTCCCAGGTCGACTTCACGATCGTCGCCTCGGGCCCCAACGGAGCCAACCCGCACCACGAGGTCGGTGACCGTGTCATCCAGCAGGGCGACATGGTCGTCCTCGACTTCGGCGGTCTGAAGGACGGCTACGGCTCCGACACCTCGCGCACGGTCCACGTCGGCGACCCCAGCGACGAGGAACAGCGCGTCCACGACCTCGTCCGCGAGGCCCAGGAGGCCGGTGTCCGCGCGGTGCGTCCCGGAGTCGCCTGCCAGGAGGTCGACCGGGCCGCCCGCGCGGTCATCGACGACGCCGGATACGGCCCCTACTTCATCCACCGCACCGGCCACGGCATCGGCGTCACCACCCACGAGCCGCCGTACATGATCGAGGGCGAGGAACAGCCCCTCGTGCCCGGGATGTGCTTCTCCGTGGAGCCCGGCATCTATCTGCCCGGCCGCTTCGGGGTGCGCATCGAGGACATCGTCACGGTGACCCGGGACGGCGGGCGCCGGCTCAACACCACGGCCCGCGAGATGGCCCTGGTGGACTGA
- a CDS encoding aminoglycoside phosphotransferase family protein: MTQAPTPTADTVRRLVRSLLEDGGTADGGGPEIRPVTEGGEHATWWVGSRHVLRLAPNRPAALRQRRELRLRDLVRPYLPVAVPASVAHGEWAPGLTYTLDTKLPGRSGEDQDVSAVGEADLAGLLTGLREVPARQAESLGIPRTAPRSLETLRLAAEQAAERLAAADEFDAGRLHQLTQPGAIQLAAQSATAVLVHHGLKGEHLVVSADGRVRGVLDWTDATLGDPAEDIAGLALAVGSPAAVRAATLAGYGARPCLRGLWLARCDTVVRLADHLKGRDTGPLPLLRAQLRRTWEAILLERVTELRGGDGEL, translated from the coding sequence ATGACCCAGGCACCGACACCCACCGCGGACACCGTCCGCCGACTGGTCCGTTCCCTGCTGGAGGACGGCGGTACGGCCGACGGCGGCGGACCCGAGATCCGGCCCGTCACCGAGGGCGGCGAGCACGCCACGTGGTGGGTCGGCTCCCGCCATGTGCTGCGCCTCGCCCCGAACCGTCCGGCCGCCCTGCGCCAACGCCGCGAACTGCGCCTGCGCGACCTCGTACGGCCGTATCTGCCCGTCGCGGTTCCGGCGAGTGTGGCGCACGGCGAGTGGGCGCCCGGGCTCACCTACACGCTGGACACGAAGCTCCCCGGCCGTTCGGGCGAGGACCAGGACGTCTCCGCCGTCGGCGAGGCCGACCTGGCCGGGCTGCTCACCGGGCTGCGCGAGGTGCCCGCCCGGCAGGCCGAGTCGCTCGGGATCCCGCGCACCGCCCCGCGCTCCCTGGAGACGCTGCGCCTCGCCGCCGAGCAGGCCGCCGAACGGCTCGCCGCCGCCGACGAGTTCGACGCCGGGCGTCTCCACCAGCTCACCCAGCCCGGCGCGATCCAGCTCGCCGCGCAGTCCGCCACGGCGGTCCTCGTCCACCACGGCCTCAAGGGCGAGCACCTCGTGGTGAGCGCCGACGGCCGGGTGCGCGGTGTCCTGGACTGGACCGACGCGACCCTCGGCGACCCCGCCGAGGACATCGCCGGGCTCGCCCTGGCCGTCGGTTCCCCCGCCGCCGTACGCGCCGCCACCCTCGCCGGCTACGGCGCCCGCCCCTGCCTGCGCGGCCTCTGGCTCGCCCGCTGCGACACGGTCGTCCGTCTCGCCGACCACCTCAAGGGCCGCGACACCGGCCCTCTCCCCCTCCTGAGAGCCCAACTCCGGCGCACCTGGGAGGCGATCCTGCTGGAACGGGTGACGGAACTGCGGGGCGGGGACGGGGAGTTGTAG
- the treZ gene encoding malto-oligosyltrehalose trehalohydrolase gives MQFEVWAPQADRVTLHCEGTTRALERDPERAGWWSGEAEAGDGTRYGFAVDDGPPRPDPRSRRQPDGPDGLSAVVDHEAYAWRSAAWPGRPLPGAVLYELHVGTYTPEGTLDAAADRLGHLAELGVTHVELLPLCPFPGRHGWGYEGVSLWAVHEPYGGPEGLKRFVDRAHELGLGVVLDVVHNHLGPSGNYLPAFGPYFTDTHQTPWGSAVNLDAPGSDEVRAFLLGSALAWLREYRIDGLRLDAVHALWDTRACHFLEELSAAVDALAAETGRPLFLVAESDLNDPRMVTPRAEGGLGLHAQWNDDFHHALHTALTGESQGYYADFARAPLAAIAKTLTGGYFHDGTYSSFRDRHHGRRLDRTRVAAHRLLGYSQTHDQIGNRAQGDRLSASLSPGLLACAAALTLTGPFTPMLFMGEEWAAGTPWQFFTDHTDPDLAEAVRRGRRREFTSHGWAEEDVPDPQDPATRDRSCLNWSEPESEPHARVLAWYRRLIALRHEEPDLTDPDLTDTKVAYDEDARWLALRRGDVRVAVNLGKEPAAIPLGTRPAEILAAWEPVEAPGADGLLRVPGESCVVLAQA, from the coding sequence GTGCAGTTCGAGGTGTGGGCACCACAGGCAGACCGAGTGACGCTCCATTGCGAGGGCACCACGCGCGCGTTGGAGCGCGATCCCGAGCGCGCGGGGTGGTGGAGCGGGGAGGCGGAAGCGGGCGACGGCACACGGTACGGGTTCGCGGTGGACGACGGCCCGCCCCGGCCCGACCCGCGCTCGCGCCGGCAACCGGACGGCCCGGACGGGCTGAGCGCGGTCGTCGACCACGAGGCATACGCGTGGCGCAGCGCCGCGTGGCCCGGGCGCCCGCTGCCGGGCGCGGTCCTCTACGAGCTGCACGTCGGCACGTACACACCCGAGGGCACCCTGGACGCGGCCGCCGACCGGCTCGGACACCTTGCCGAACTGGGCGTCACACACGTCGAGTTGCTGCCCCTGTGTCCGTTCCCCGGCCGGCACGGCTGGGGCTACGAGGGCGTCTCGCTGTGGGCCGTGCACGAGCCCTACGGCGGCCCCGAGGGACTCAAGCGGTTCGTGGACCGGGCCCATGAACTGGGCCTGGGGGTCGTGCTCGACGTGGTGCACAACCACCTCGGCCCGTCCGGGAACTACCTGCCCGCGTTCGGCCCCTACTTCACGGACACGCACCAGACCCCCTGGGGCAGCGCCGTGAACCTGGACGCGCCAGGCTCGGACGAGGTGCGCGCCTTCCTGCTGGGCAGCGCGCTGGCGTGGCTGCGCGAGTACCGGATCGACGGGCTGCGGCTGGACGCGGTGCACGCGCTGTGGGACACGCGCGCGTGTCACTTCCTGGAGGAACTGTCCGCCGCCGTCGACGCGTTGGCCGCCGAGACCGGCCGGCCGCTGTTCCTGGTCGCCGAGTCCGACCTGAACGACCCGCGTATGGTGACCCCCCGCGCGGAGGGCGGTCTCGGGCTGCACGCGCAGTGGAACGACGACTTCCACCACGCCCTGCACACCGCGCTGACCGGTGAATCGCAGGGCTACTACGCGGACTTCGCGCGGGCCCCGCTCGCGGCGATCGCCAAGACGCTGACCGGGGGCTACTTCCACGACGGCACCTATTCCAGCTTCCGGGACCGCCACCACGGCCGGCGGCTGGACCGCACGCGCGTGGCCGCGCACCGGCTGCTGGGCTACAGCCAGACGCACGACCAGATCGGCAACCGCGCCCAGGGGGACCGCCTTTCGGCGTCCCTCTCCCCCGGCCTGCTGGCCTGCGCCGCCGCGCTCACACTGACCGGACCCTTCACCCCGATGCTGTTCATGGGCGAGGAGTGGGCGGCGGGCACGCCCTGGCAGTTCTTCACCGACCACACCGACCCGGACCTCGCGGAGGCCGTACGGCGGGGCAGGCGGCGGGAGTTCACGTCACACGGCTGGGCCGAGGAGGACGTACCCGACCCCCAGGACCCGGCGACCCGCGACCGCTCCTGCCTCAACTGGTCGGAACCGGAGAGCGAGCCCCACGCGCGCGTGCTGGCCTGGTACCGCCGGCTCATCGCGCTGCGGCACGAAGAGCCCGACCTCACCGATCCCGACCTCACCGACACGAAGGTGGCCTACGACGAGGACGCCCGCTGGCTCGCGCTGCGGCGCGGCGACGTACGCGTCGCGGTGAACCTCGGCAAGGAACCGGCCGCGATCCCCCTGGGCACCCGCCCGGCGGAGATCCTGGCCGCGTGGGAGCCGGTGGAGGCGCCGGGGGCGGACGGGCTGCTGCGGGTGCCCGGGGAGTCGTGCGTGGTGCTGGCGCAGGCGTAA
- a CDS encoding DUF1707 and FHA domain-containing protein, which produces MTSSFEFHTYPARLSDAERDKALKVLHDGVAMGRLSHDTFIRRMELALAARRSEELVPLTADLPTESRLSRVLFGTVEAVSGFTVRLRRAWQAERLPKLLLPHPGNGHPLRIGRDPANGLRLTHETVSRVHAELIRQGGMWVLRDLGSTNGTTVNGRRVIGAAVVREGDQIGFGRMAFRLAVT; this is translated from the coding sequence GTGACGTCGTCCTTCGAGTTCCACACGTACCCCGCGCGGTTGTCCGACGCGGAGCGCGACAAGGCGCTCAAGGTTCTCCATGACGGCGTCGCCATGGGACGGCTCTCCCACGACACGTTCATCCGGCGCATGGAACTGGCGCTCGCCGCCCGCCGGTCCGAGGAACTCGTGCCGCTCACCGCCGACCTGCCCACCGAGAGCCGTCTCTCGCGCGTCCTGTTCGGCACCGTGGAGGCCGTCTCAGGGTTCACGGTACGGCTGCGCAGGGCCTGGCAGGCCGAGCGGCTCCCGAAGCTGCTGCTGCCGCACCCGGGCAACGGACATCCGCTGCGTATCGGCCGCGACCCCGCCAACGGGCTGCGCCTGACCCACGAGACGGTGTCCCGGGTGCACGCCGAACTCATCCGCCAGGGCGGCATGTGGGTGCTGCGCGACCTCGGTTCGACCAACGGCACGACGGTCAACGGCCGCCGGGTGATCGGGGCGGCCGTCGTCCGCGAGGGCGATCAGATCGGCTTCGGACGGATGGCGTTCCGGCTCGCCGTCACCTGA
- a CDS encoding M14 family zinc carboxypeptidase, translating to MWRCALPPLLRYPSVDELGAQAAALVARRPQDARLRRVGTSRAGTPLWLLSVGHGSRQALVVAGPHANEPVGGATVLRLAERALADPRLSEDADATWNLLLCLDPDGSRRNEGWLNGPYSLGRYFRNFFRPGFLEQPEWLPDGAAGARLPETRALLEVQDELRPFLQCSLHGVDVGGGFVELTRDLPGLARRVAHTAARLGIPRELGPYDTLYWPSLGPAVYRIPPPRPGDLAAAITEAAVESTWYHPHRHGTVTAVVEAPMWGVAGVEDGQPPTDADAFLRTVSHTLRADTRVLEQLLARIRPYVQGGAEPQAGTGVGLRDAWPRPAGDIRPRTLVVSEAARLLAPVDDYLLVCPGLADAWDPDVDTGAARPLPPLNAAHLAALRIAGRRLALRTAGLLYQLVVASGRDQAGVLPELDRLIDEWCADYRDNCGARWISVARQVEYQSRVVLSAFELARRHAPVRSRSGEPGWGTETVVPMHRE from the coding sequence TTGTGGAGGTGTGCCCTGCCGCCACTCCTCCGCTACCCGTCCGTCGACGAGTTGGGCGCCCAGGCCGCCGCGCTCGTCGCCCGCCGCCCCCAGGACGCCCGGCTGCGCCGCGTCGGGACCTCCCGCGCCGGTACGCCCCTGTGGCTGCTCTCCGTGGGCCACGGCAGCCGCCAGGCCCTCGTGGTCGCCGGACCGCACGCCAACGAACCCGTGGGCGGCGCGACGGTGCTGCGGCTGGCCGAACGGGCCCTCGCCGACCCCCGGTTGAGCGAGGACGCCGACGCCACCTGGAACCTGCTCCTGTGCCTCGACCCCGACGGCTCGCGCCGCAACGAGGGCTGGCTGAACGGCCCGTACAGCCTCGGCCGGTACTTCCGGAACTTCTTCCGGCCCGGCTTCCTGGAACAGCCCGAGTGGCTGCCGGACGGCGCGGCCGGGGCCCGACTCCCGGAGACGCGCGCCCTGTTGGAGGTCCAGGACGAACTCCGGCCGTTCCTCCAGTGCTCCCTGCACGGAGTCGACGTCGGCGGCGGCTTCGTGGAACTGACCCGCGACCTCCCGGGCCTCGCCCGACGCGTCGCCCACACCGCGGCCCGCCTCGGCATCCCGCGCGAACTCGGGCCCTACGACACCCTGTACTGGCCGAGCCTCGGCCCCGCCGTCTACCGCATCCCGCCCCCGCGCCCGGGCGACCTCGCCGCGGCCATCACCGAGGCTGCCGTCGAGTCGACCTGGTACCACCCGCACCGGCACGGCACGGTCACCGCGGTCGTGGAGGCACCGATGTGGGGCGTGGCCGGCGTCGAGGACGGCCAACCCCCCACCGACGCGGACGCGTTCCTCCGCACCGTGAGTCACACCCTGCGCGCCGACACCCGCGTCCTGGAACAACTCCTCGCGCGGATACGGCCGTACGTGCAAGGCGGGGCCGAGCCGCAGGCGGGGACGGGCGTCGGGCTGCGGGACGCCTGGCCGCGGCCCGCCGGCGACATCCGCCCCCGGACGCTCGTCGTCTCCGAGGCGGCACGGCTGCTCGCGCCGGTCGACGACTATTTACTGGTGTGTCCCGGGCTCGCCGACGCGTGGGACCCCGATGTCGACACCGGCGCCGCCCGTCCGCTGCCGCCGCTCAACGCCGCTCATCTGGCCGCCCTGCGCATCGCGGGGCGGCGGCTGGCGCTGCGGACGGCGGGGCTGCTGTACCAGCTCGTGGTCGCCTCCGGGCGCGATCAGGCCGGTGTGCTGCCGGAGTTGGACCGGCTGATCGACGAGTGGTGCGCCGACTACCGCGACAACTGCGGGGCGCGCTGGATCTCGGTCGCACGCCAGGTCGAGTACCAGTCGCGCGTGGTGCTCAGCGCGTTCGAACTGGCCCGGCGGCACGCGCCCGTGCGCTCTCGTTCGGGTGAGCCGGGCTGGGGTACGGAGACCGTGGTGCCGATGCACCGGGAATGA
- a CDS encoding SSI family serine proteinase inhibitor: protein MTYSIKPYTFKPYSVRATALRGALLAAVVLLAAGQAPARAAAPPHGVRGDWLYLTVTRGDDRSSDTRGTLLLCDPPQGHAHAAEACAQLGAAGGDIDAVPAVGMICPMIYAPVTARAHGEWKGRPVEYARTFSNACVMAARTGEVFALDT from the coding sequence ATGACGTACTCGATCAAGCCGTACACCTTCAAGCCGTACTCCGTGAGGGCGACCGCGCTCCGAGGTGCCCTGCTCGCCGCGGTCGTGCTCCTCGCCGCCGGTCAGGCACCGGCCCGGGCGGCCGCGCCCCCGCACGGCGTCCGGGGCGACTGGCTCTACCTCACCGTCACCCGCGGGGACGACCGGTCCAGTGACACGCGCGGGACCCTCCTCCTGTGCGACCCGCCCCAGGGGCACGCGCACGCGGCCGAGGCCTGTGCCCAACTGGGCGCGGCGGGCGGTGACATCGACGCCGTCCCGGCCGTGGGCATGATCTGCCCGATGATCTACGCCCCGGTGACCGCCCGCGCGCACGGGGAGTGGAAGGGCCGCCCGGTCGAGTACGCGAGGACGTTCTCGAACGCGTGCGTCATGGCGGCCCGCACGGGAGAGGTCTTCGCGCTCGACACCTGA
- a CDS encoding M14 family zinc carboxypeptidase: MSLLPELRYPSVTELVSSARALAAHRPALCSLRQVGVSRAGRPLHLLSVGHAQRAVLVVAGAHANEPTGGSTLLSLAERVVGERELRWDTAWHFLLCADPDGASLHVTPAPRSLLDYHLGFYRPAGPEQPEWSPSVLPPDRLPPETRALTRVIDEVRPYLQVTLHGTDLGGSWVQLTKDIPGLAEPFAKSAAELRIPVETGASDAAGWPASGPGVHVMPAPGSDAAYPSMPDDARHSTWYHAHRYGGLTAVVEVPMWASDLVDDPAPHPAPAAAIRRLARRLLRDTREVERVLAEALPRLQGVDGPLLRAARWALDLVPGLAADWMHTPPADTTMAYVGSVDAFGRRLPLRAAAMLLRVLRETDDRAAPLLEHLVVSWSDAFAERFRARWVPLEHQVEHQSRTVVAAALYAREQAGGVGDVPRARAQRSA; the protein is encoded by the coding sequence GTGAGTCTCCTGCCGGAGTTGCGATACCCCAGTGTGACCGAACTGGTCTCGTCCGCAAGGGCGTTGGCCGCGCACAGGCCGGCCCTGTGCAGTCTGAGGCAGGTGGGCGTCTCCCGCGCGGGCAGACCACTTCACCTGCTGTCCGTGGGGCACGCCCAGCGCGCGGTACTGGTGGTCGCGGGCGCCCACGCCAACGAGCCGACCGGCGGCTCCACGCTCCTCTCCCTCGCCGAACGGGTTGTAGGGGAAAGGGAGTTGAGGTGGGACACCGCCTGGCACTTCCTGCTCTGCGCGGACCCGGACGGGGCGAGTCTGCATGTCACGCCGGCGCCGCGCAGTCTGCTCGACTACCACCTGGGGTTCTACCGTCCGGCCGGGCCCGAGCAGCCGGAGTGGTCGCCCTCCGTGCTGCCGCCCGATCGACTGCCTCCGGAGACCCGCGCGTTGACCCGGGTGATCGACGAGGTGCGGCCCTACCTCCAGGTGACCCTGCACGGCACCGATCTGGGCGGCAGTTGGGTGCAGTTGACGAAGGACATACCGGGGCTGGCCGAGCCGTTCGCCAAGTCGGCGGCCGAGCTGCGCATCCCGGTGGAGACGGGCGCCTCGGACGCGGCGGGCTGGCCCGCTTCGGGGCCCGGGGTGCATGTGATGCCGGCGCCCGGTTCGGACGCGGCGTACCCGAGCATGCCGGACGACGCCCGGCACAGCACCTGGTACCACGCCCATCGGTACGGCGGTCTGACCGCGGTCGTGGAGGTGCCGATGTGGGCCAGCGACCTGGTGGACGACCCGGCACCGCATCCCGCCCCGGCGGCGGCGATACGGCGGCTGGCGCGAAGGCTGTTGCGGGACACGCGGGAGGTGGAGCGGGTGCTCGCCGAGGCGCTGCCGCGGCTCCAGGGCGTCGACGGGCCGCTGCTGCGGGCCGCGAGGTGGGCGCTGGACCTGGTGCCGGGCCTGGCCGCGGACTGGATGCACACGCCGCCGGCCGACACGACGATGGCGTACGTCGGCAGTGTGGACGCGTTCGGCCGCCGGTTGCCGTTGCGGGCGGCGGCGATGCTGCTGCGGGTCCTGCGGGAGACCGACGACCGTGCGGCGCCCCTGCTCGAGCACCTCGTGGTGTCCTGGAGCGACGCCTTCGCGGAACGCTTCCGCGCCCGCTGGGTGCCCCTGGAACACCAGGTCGAGCATCAGTCCCGCACGGTCGTGGCGGCGGCGCTGTACGCGCGCGAGCAGGCGGGCGGGGTCGGGGACGTCCCACGCGCGCGTGCCCAGCGCTCGGCGTGA
- a CDS encoding cytochrome P450, with protein MARTTGRATLPRCAAERRPRERTAVLCLTDVLGTRTAGTPARPPGPPSLLTAVPDPYPLYRTLRTHHPLVYDEPFGAWLISRYDDVRAALADPRLVPLPGDGTPAAPEADPFLGRALRGPALAALTAAVERGAHVLARRLAAREEADLVAEFCDWLPTATAVAALGLPYEETARVHRWYRAGLGRSGGVGPELGAFLRPLTARRRAHPGGDLLSVLCAARTDDGPLPDETVTGLVGTLLGAAGGTTARALASFLANLLDHPGQLTVLRARPELTAGAWAESLRRDPPLHIVLRRAVEPLGAIPAGATVACLLGAAGRDPERFTDPDRYDAFRPDPAPLAPEALIARLTAEHGLRALLTALPGLRRIQGARHMPDDLVHRSPRTLKVRT; from the coding sequence ATGGCGCGGACGACCGGCCGCGCCACCCTTCCCCGGTGTGCGGCGGAGCGACGACCACGGGAGCGGACGGCGGTGCTGTGTCTCACGGACGTGCTCGGCACGCGGACCGCGGGCACCCCGGCCCGTCCACCGGGGCCACCGAGCCTGCTCACGGCCGTACCGGACCCGTACCCGCTCTACCGCACCCTCCGCACGCACCACCCCCTCGTGTACGACGAGCCCTTCGGCGCCTGGCTCATCAGCCGCTACGACGACGTCCGCGCCGCGCTCGCCGACCCGCGGCTCGTCCCCCTGCCCGGCGACGGGACCCCGGCCGCACCCGAGGCCGACCCGTTCCTCGGCCGGGCGCTGCGCGGGCCCGCGCTGGCCGCCCTGACCGCCGCCGTCGAACGCGGCGCCCACGTCCTCGCCCGTCGGCTGGCCGCCCGTGAAGAGGCCGACCTGGTGGCCGAGTTCTGCGACTGGCTGCCCACCGCCACGGCCGTGGCCGCGCTCGGGCTGCCGTACGAGGAGACCGCGCGCGTGCACCGCTGGTACCGGGCGGGACTCGGCCGCTCCGGGGGCGTGGGGCCCGAACTGGGCGCCTTCCTGCGCCCGTTGACGGCCCGGCGGCGCGCCCACCCGGGCGGTGACCTGCTGTCCGTCCTGTGCGCCGCGCGGACCGACGACGGCCCGCTGCCGGACGAGACCGTCACGGGACTGGTGGGCACGCTGCTCGGCGCGGCGGGCGGGACCACCGCGCGGGCGCTCGCGTCGTTCCTCGCCAATCTCCTGGATCATCCGGGCCAGTTGACCGTGCTCCGGGCCCGGCCCGAGCTCACGGCGGGCGCCTGGGCGGAGTCCCTGCGCCGCGATCCGCCGCTGCACATCGTGCTGCGCCGGGCCGTCGAACCCCTCGGCGCGATCCCCGCCGGAGCCACCGTCGCCTGCCTCCTCGGCGCCGCGGGCCGCGACCCGGAACGCTTCACCGACCCCGACCGCTACGACGCGTTCCGCCCCGACCCCGCCCCGCTCGCCCCCGAGGCTCTGATCGCCCGTCTCACGGCCGAACACGGCCTGCGAGCACTCCTGACCGCCCTGCCGGGCCTGCGCCGCATACAGGGCGCCCGGCACATGCCCGACGACCTCGTCCACCGTTCGCCCCGGACCCTCAAGGTGCGCACCTAG